The Drosophila sulfurigaster albostrigata strain 15112-1811.04 chromosome 3, ASM2355843v2, whole genome shotgun sequence genomic sequence CATGTAAATATTGTacatagaaaacaaattaaaatatttgtgaaatattatataccaaatcgGGTTTACAGAGTGTTTTCTCCCCTAATTCTCTTCACATGACGTGTGTGTGCAAATCTGTCTTTAAATGAGTTTGGCTCAAATGAGTGTTTTAGTCATTTTTATtcactcatttttttttgtactaagcagacaatttaataaacttttttgtgGTTTCTCTCGTTTTACTTCGTATTCATTTCGGAGATTGTAAATTCATAAACAATTgctaaacaaaattgtttaatactaatttacaaaatataaaattcactTCACTTCCAAAATAGCACAAAAACTCCCTTTTTTATCAGTGTTTACTAATAAAATCATATCAGCCATTTGCTTTTATGATTGTTGCAGTTTATTTTCGTGCCGGCAATTCCAAGAAACGGCTTTTAAAAGCCAATTGGTAGAttagagaaagagatagcCAAATGTACTCACACTAATAACATTTAGAGTCTCGATACAAGTTTGAGAACGACGCTTATAAAGCTAACATATGTGCATTTATTCCCTGGCAACAagttaaagaaaataacatttcttttaaatcatgtttttatttactattagTAATATTTGTTGCTCAGTTGCAAGATTTACTTAttcatatttgatatatttgatatgaCATGAAAAGATAAACTTTTCTTTAGACAacttatatacaaaatgtatgatCAGAGATCGTGAGGTCATTAATTCACCTCTATTAGTTTATTGTTTCATATTAAAAGTTGAACAATCAATAAAAAGTCGAAGGAATGGCaagcaaacaataatatatacCCACCTATAACGAATAGCTAAGTACTTAAGccaaagtatttataaataacaattgaCTTGGGAAACCCAACAGTTGTACTTTAAAACTAAGTGATGTTATTACTGGTATTGTTTTTCAGTTTCTACTATAAAACTTGTTAATGACCCATTCATTTCTCACCAAACAACTAAGAACGGTTACAGTGAACTACGAgtataaaaaacaacataaaccatttaaatttaattatttttagtagtttAGGAAATGAATGAACTGATGTATACTGATAAATGTATAAGTCTTTAGGCAAATGAGAAGAATCTTATTAAATGAtcgttttttaaattgtttatcatCACTTCACATCAATAGTTTTTAGCGCTTTTGTAATTTGGCGAAAGGAACTGAAGTTCATGTAATCTTATAGAAATATCTAAAGATATTATATAACACATTTATTCTGTTCTGTAGCCAATTGCTAGACGAGGCTAAAGGTTATCAAACAGGGGCAACAAATCAACGGTTATGAGAACTTatccaattaaaaaatagcCAATTTTGTTAatacttgtttatttactcGTCTCAAAGTAgtttcatataatatatataaatgcattGTTGATTgtaaagcaacaaattgtCCGATGGAAAGAACGTACTAATTTTGTCAGTTTGTCAAAATAATCAGCAGCCATGACAGTGCTAGAAATCTGAAAGAAATAGGATAGGAAACAAGTTAGGGTTATAAGCTACTGCTGATCAGATGtgttatataattaaatattttttttttactacatTGGTAATCATATAAAAGCAGAGACAGCTACACTACATAGACAATTAACCAGTTGGatcaatcaaaattgaaatgaataataaaagttgTAAGATCTATGCCTTTCAATTAAGATAACGGACAGACGAATATAacccatacatatatatgtatgacaCACATGTACGCTAACTCCcatattctattatatttttgtataataaaatgcaatagaATAGTGCTTATATATAGAATTCCATCGAACCTTGCAACTTACTATCTCACGATCTCATATTAAAGTACGCATTGTGGGCCACACACTTTTATCTACATCCGGCTCTTCAGTATTTCCGGAATTATCGCTGTTAAGGCCACAAATAGAGCAGACACTCGTATCTTTAGGCAACAGTATTTTGTCCAGGTTATTCGAATTCTTGCGTCGCTCTGTCTTCACATTGGGATCCACAACGCAAGCAGAGCACAAGGACAATGGAGGAGACTTGGGACCACTTCGGGTGCTCGCTACAGAGTGACTTCGCTTTCCATCTCCTTGGCCATTAAGTTGTCTGGAAATACGCtccactgctgctgttgcggctcCTTGAGTGCTTCCTTTTGTCGTTGCTGGTTTATTGGGAGCAGAGTTCGAACACTTCGCTGGCGTCGTCTCCATGTTTAATTTGTAGATTGTCCCCTGTCGATCGATGAATCCCAATCGTTGACTCTCCTCCAATGCTTGATCAACTTCCTTTTGCAGTTGAGGCAAATCATTGAAGCGAATATTCTGCTGCTTGGCCACCTGGATGATAATGTCCTCCTTGGTACCTGGACTTCCCAGGGCCACGAAGGCGCTGTAAATGTCTAAACGTTTCATTACCGCAATTTCTTAGTAAAATGGAAAAGTAAAACTGCTAAATTTGGTTGAActtagcaaatgaaatttaatttaaaattgaaataatttccgATCCAGATTGTTTACGTTGTTGAAACTTCCAAGCTcatataacataataaaaaaaaaaaatgaaagttttTTGTTAGAATATTATGATCCTTAAACCCATGCTCACTTAGAAAATCGAATGTTTGAACAAAGTACAAAAGTGTTTACtttttgagtattttaaaGCAAAGTTGCTTCAATTCTGTTCTCTAAAGAATATCGCcgatttatatgtatgttatatttaaGGTAAAAGTTTATCTAGTTATACACAGTTTTATATGATTTACGTTAagagttttttatttgtgatttttcctgatttagttgcgatcagcTTAAGAACTTAGAAGTTGTTcgagaaatattttattaggGCGAAAACCGGCTGCTGTAttttgatgatgattatgattaattttgaaagtaataatatattgacatacgaaatatatattttggtatatttcagtttttatcGGTGTTTTAAtctgattatttatttatttacatgttaattattataccaaatagttAGCTGCTATATTTTAACGATAATACTActctattttcatttattgaaaatgggtaaaGGATATCTCACAGTAAAGCACACCtaacagtattttttttgtagattttttaaCTGTTTAAGAATTAAGTGTTTTCCATTATTTCTTTTGGCTATTTGGCAACCAGAACTTGTGATGAATGAGCAAGATGAGATGTTGTTTAGAAACCGAGTTTATTACGTTCTAACCATTTTTTGTCGCAACGTCACAGATAATTAGCCACTACAGATCGTATACTGTGTATGGCGAGCTCGGCTATCTTTGAATCTATAACCGCTTGACGTCAttcgcattaaaaataaacagattTGTATCCACACGAAcatagtaaatatttgtaaaacaaTCGGACCATCTTAACGAACTAAGTTCAAAGTTATATGCAATTAATGGATTTATATATGCAATTAATGGATTATATTGTTATTAGATATTTTAATGACGAAAGCAAGAAAAAGTGCCCTACCAGCGTAGGAAGAAGCAAATTCCATCTTAAGACACTCTGCGTAAAGTTatataatgtaaattaaataagtaaatttagaGTTAGATTTCAATGATCAAATCAAGAAAATGCAAAGATCGTCTATCGATGACATTTTGTTCACAAATTGCCAGATTCTTTTGTTTAACCACAAAAATCTCCGTCTTCGTGACTTTGCTAAATGACTTGTGTGTTTTATACATGTATTTGAATATACTAAGCAAAAgtttgtatatacaattttaaatgttaaaatataaaaaaaaacactttattgaatatttatttttgtttaacattttgttgcagcGCATTAAAAAGCGGACGAAAAAACAAAGCGGACGAAAACAgcgaaaaataaacaaaacccCCGCAGTCACAGCTGTTGGCAGCCAACGCACGAGATACAAATACGTGTCTCAAAAATtccaaagcaaacacaaaagatAAACAATAATGtgaatacacacatacttaaaactaaattaatattgtaacTACTATAACTAGAGAATTGGTTGTGGAATGAAAAACTAGACTCTGTCTGAAAAGAAATAAGTTTAGAGAgaccaaaaaacaaagagagagaaacagaacACATTAAGACACAAAGAcagttaaatataattagagagcgggagagttGGTAGTGATAAACACTATCAGGCGACTCCGAGCACAATGGCCGACGAAGATCTCAGCCCGCTGCCGTTTCGGCGAGAGCGCAACTTGAGCAACCGGAACTTCAACAAGCGCAACACTCTGCGTCGCAGTAGTAACGTGGATGCGGAGAACGCCGGACGACGCGACAGCAACGTGAGCACCAGTTCCAGTTCCTTTCAGCTCTCCTACTCGGTCAACTCGGATACGGAGAGTGCGTTCAACCGACGCTCAGTGCTTAAAATGCGAGCGGCCAGCGATGATACGGGTGAAGAACAACCCAAAACTCCTTCCCAACCCGCTGAGGAACCAACGACACCAACCACTCCCACGGCGGATCCTGCTCTGTTGGATGTGCGACAGAAGGTGAAACGTTTTGAGACTCTCAAATCCAACATCAGCTATTTGCGGCAAGAGCGACTCAGTCTGAAGTTGCTTGAGAATCGTCGTGTTCCCAGCTTTTCGCAATACGATGGGAGCGCACAGCTTAAAACTTCTCCTACACCACGTCGGATTGCCTTGCCAGGTCTTAACTCCGGCAGTAATTCCATTTCAAGTGCACACATCAGCATTGACGAAGTGCGATCCGAGGATGAGGTTGATCAGATCTCTGACTTCGAGACGGATCCCCAAACGCCAGCGGAACATGAACTTAAGGAGAGCAGCTCCGCAGTGCTGAGCAGTTCCATTGAACCCGAGGAGAACAAATCCCAGCACGTGCAGCGTTCGATAAGCGCggatcacacacacaagacTCGGCCGCTGCGACCCGACAAGGATTTCCCAAGGTGAGTGGGCTAACTAAATAAGTATGATGTATGATATCGGTGATATCATGGCTTCAATCAATACCCTGTTTTGTAGATTTAGAGACGACCTTCGCATACTGTTCAGCTTAGTCTTTCCAGTTCAGAGATTGAGTGGGGGAACCTAATGAACAAATGTTGAAGGTGAAACCTCCGTTTTAAGTTTCGTTGTATTTTATGAGTATTGGAAACCGGTTGCTGCCTCGAATTAAGTGTCAAACCCGATTCTGGAACGTATTTACACTTGTGTTAGGAAATGTCGgaatattctaaaaaatgtATCTATCGCACTCGGATCTTATAAAGCATCTCCAGCTAAAACATGGAGCCATCAGAGTCCAAAgagaaacaaaacgaaaaccagAGCGATACCCAGCTTCATGGCGAATCAGAGGAAAACTTTGTGCCTCCCCGTCCGGTCATGGTATCGAAAGGAGTTAATACGATCCCGAGGCATGCAAGGATTGAGGACAACGAAAACACAAAAGTCTCTGCCACTCGATCAGTATCGATGTTAGATTTTGAAGCGGACACCGATGAGGTCACTCCAAAGAGCGGCTCCAATGCATCAAATCCATCTGACCTTTCACCCACTGCGAGCATTCTCAGTTCGTCGCTATCCTTGACAGTGGCTAACAGGGAAGGATGTATCGAGGGGGTCTGTATTCAGTCCAATTTTGGTCGCATCGAAGTAATTTGCTAGCTTTGCAGCTGATGGGCTTCACAGTGACGGGCGTTTCAATGCTTCTCCTGATCATGGTGTCATGGTTCCTAATCTCTCAGTTGGATTTCTTCTTGGACTGTCTGACCCagttctcgttgttgctgtaCAAAACTTTGGGCAAGATCCTTGTCTTTTATGTGAATGGACACCCCAAGCACCTGCGACGGGTAATGTCCAATTTCCAACAACGTGTGTGTGGGGGGTTAACCCGTTTTTCCAAACTGAATCATACCCAACACACTTGTTTCCATTATGTACATGGATAGGTACATAAGTACTGTTGCCTTGACTAGTCGCTTATCAGAGGGCGATGAAGTCGTGAATCATACAGCGCCTCGTTGGGGACGCGTTAtcttgtatttgttgttttcgaaATGGCTGCCATATTCTTGGGCTAGTCTAGTGAGCTTAGCGTTAATATCGTTATCAATGATGAATGCTATAAAAAGCAGAGCGTCGTTCTCAGTGTTTGACCATTTTATGTGCTCTTATCTCTCTTCGCAGAAACTATCGTTCTACTCCGAGAAGGAAGACTGAAATCATTGGAACAACAAACCATCAACTGGTTGATAAATTTCATTCACTCTACCAGCCCAAAGAAGAGTAAGAGaatgcaaaaaacaatatgaaataataaaaataaataaaaacgtatTTTTCAGTGAGGATGATGTGGAAATTGAGCTGCGTGATAAGAGCGACAAATGTGTACATCCAATTCTGGAAGAGCTCATACACACCGAGGAGGCCTATGTGAATAATCTCTTTACTGGCTTGGAGAACTACGGCAATATATTCCAGCGCAAGGACTTGCCTCTGGGACTGCGTGGCAAGAAGTACGATCTCTTTGGCAATATTGAGCAGATCTATGAATTCCATCGCGATGAGTTTTTGCCCATGCTGCAGCGCAATCGCCGTGATCTTAAACGTCTCTTTGACGAATTCCTAGTATTTTTAGATGTAAGTACTATGCGAACGAACATATTTTTCACCAATTATTCATCAGTTCATCAATTTATTTAGCTCTTAggaatttatataaatgcgAATTATGATTTCTAAAAAATAGCTAGATTAACCACAAAAtacagataataataataggtgtcgattcgcctgcgattcgtctgcgattcgtttgcgattcgcctgcgattcatctgcgattcgcctgcgattcgcttgcgattcgcttgcgattcgcctgcgattcgtctgcgattcgtctgcgattcgtctgcgattcgcttgcgattcgtctgcgattcgtttgcgattcgcctgcgattcatctgcgattcgcctgcgattcgcttgcgattcgcttgcgattcgcctgcgattcgcctgcgattcgtctgcgattcgtctgcgattcgcttgcgattcgtctgcgattcgcatgcgattcgtctgcgattcgcctgcgattcgcctgcgattcgtctgcgattcgcttgcgattcgcctgcgattcgtctgcgattcgcttgcgattcgtctgcgattcgcttgcgattcgtctgcgattcgcctgcgattcgcctgcgattcgtctgcgattcgcttgcgattcgcctgcgattcgtctgcgattcgcttgcgattcgtctgcgattcgcttgcgattcgtctgcgattcgcatgcgattcgtctgcgattcgcctgcgattcgtctgcgattcgcctgcgattcgtctgcgattcgctcgcgattcgtctgcgattcgcctgcgattcgcttgcgattcgcctgcgattcgtctgcgattcgcctgcgattcgtctgcgatccgcctgcgattcgcctgcgattcgtctgcgattcgcttgcgattcgtttgcgattcgcctgcgattcatctgcgattcgcctgcgattcgcctgcgattcgcctgcgattcgcttgcgattcgtctgcgattcgcctgcgattcgtctgcgattcgtctgcgattcgtctgcgattcgcttgcgattcgtctgcgattcgtttgcgattcgcctgcgattcatctgcgattcgcctgcgattcgcttgcgattcgcttgcgattcgcctgcgattcgcctgcgattcgtctgcgattcgtctgcgattcgcttgcgattcgtctgcgattcgcttgcgattcgcttgcgattcgcttgcgattcgtctgcgattcgtctgcgattcgcctgcgattcgtctgcgattcgcttgcgattcgtctgcgattcgtctgcgattcgcttgcgattcgtctgcgattcgcctgcgattcgtctgcgattcgtctgcgattcgcttgcgattcgcctgcgattcgcttgcgattcgtttgcgattcgcctgcgattcgtctgcgattcgcttgcgattcgcatgcgattcgtctgcgattcgcttgcgattcgcttgcgattcgtctgcgattcgcttgcgattcgtctgcgattcgtctgcgattcgcctgcgattcgtctgcgattcgcttgcgattcgtctgcgattcgcctgcgattcgtctgcgattcgcttgcgattcgcctgtgattcgcctgcgattcgcttgcgattcgtctgcgattcgcctgcgattcgcttgcgattcgtctgcgattcgcctgcgattcgcctgcgattcgtctgcgattcgcctgctattcgtctgcgattcgcctgcgattcgtctgcgattcgcctgcgattcgcttgcgattcgcaggcgattcgtctgcgtttcgcctgcgattcgtctgcgattcgtctgcgattcgtctgcgattcgcctgcgattcgtctgcgattcgcttgcgattcgcctgcgattcgcctgcgattcgcttgcgattcgtctgcgattcgcttgcgattcgcttgtgattcgtctgcgattcgcttgcgattcgtctgcgattcgcctgcgattcgcctgcgattcgtctgcgattcgcctgctattcgtctgcgattcgcctgcgattcgcttgcgattcgcaggCGATTCGTCTGCGTTTCGCAGGCGATTCGTCTGCgtttcgcctgcgattcgtctgcgattcgtctgcgattcgtctgcgattcgcctgcgattcgtctgcgattcgcttgcgattcgcctgcgattcgcctgcgattcgcttgcgattcgtctgcgattcgcttgcgattcgcttgtgattcgtctgcgattcgcttgcgattcgtctgtgattcgcttgcgattcgcctgcgattcgtctgcgattcgcttgcgattcgtctgcgattcgcctgcgattcgtctgcgattcgcttgcgattcgcctgcgattcgcctgcgattcgcttgcgattcgtctgcgattcgcctgcgattcgtctgcgattcgtctgcgattcgcttgcgattcgcctgcgattcgcttgcgattcgtttgcgattcgcctgcgattcgtctgcgattcgcttgcgattcgcctgcgattcgtctgcgattcgcttgcgattcgcttgcgattcgtctgcgattcgcttgcgatccgtctgcgattcgcttgcgattcgtctgcgattcgtctgcgattcgtctgcgattcgcctgcgattcgcttgcgattcgtcagcgattcgtctgcgattcgcctgcgattcgtctgcgattcgcctgctattcgtctgcgattcgcctgcgattcgtctgcgattcgtctgcgattcgcttgcgattcgtctgcgattcgtctgcgattcgcctgcgattcgcctgcgattcgtctgcgattcgcttgcgattcgcctgcgattcatctgcgattcgcctgcgattcgcttgcgattcgcctgcgattcgtctgcgattcgcctgcgattcgcctgcgattcatctgcgattcgcctgcgattcgcttgcgattcgcttgcgattcgcctgcgattcgcctgcgattcgtctgcgattcgtctgcgattcgcttgcgattcgtctgcgattcgcttgcgattcgcttgcgattcgcttgcgattcgtctgcgattcgtctgcgattcgcctgcgattcgtctgcgattcgcttgcgattcgtctgcgattcgcttgcgattcgtctgcgattcgcctgcgattcgtctgcgattcgtctgcgattcgcttgcgattcgcctgcgattcgcttgcgattcgtttgcgattcgcctgcgattcgtctgcgattcgcttgcgattcgcatgcgattcgtctgcgattcgcttgcgattcgcttgcgattcgtctgcgattcgcttgcgattcgtctgcgattcgtctgcgattcgcctgcgattcgtctgcgattcgcttgcgattcgtctgcgattcgcctgcgattcgtctgcgattcgcttgcgattcgcctgtgattcgcctgcgattcgcttgcgattcgtctgcgattcgcctgcgattcgcttgcgattcgtctgcgattcgcctgcgattcgcctgcgattcgtctgcgattcgcctgctattcgtctgcgattcgcctgcgattcgtctgcgattcgcctgcgattcgcttgcgattcgcaggcgattcgtctgcgtttcgcctgcgattcgtctgcgattcgtctgcgattcgtctgcgattcgcctgcgattcgtctgcgattcgcttgcgattcgcctgcgattcgcctgcgattcgcttgcgattcgtctgcgattcgcttgcgattcgcttgtgattcgtctgcgattcgcttgcgattcgtctgcgattcgcctgcgattcgcctgcgattcgtctgcgattcgcctgctattcgtctgcgattcgcctgcgattcgcttgcgattcgcaggCGATTCGTCTGCGTTTCGCAGGCGATTCGTCTGCgtttcgcctgcgattcgtctgcgattcgtctgcgattcgtctgcgattcgcctgcgattcgtctgcgattcgcttgcgattcgcctgcgattcgcctgcgattcgcttgcgattcgtctgcgattcgcttgcgattcgcttgtgattcgtctgcgattcgcttgcgattcgtctgtgattcgcttgcgattcgcctgcgattcgtctgcgattcgcttgcgattcgtctgcgattcgcctgcgattcgtctgcgattcgcttgcgattcgcctgcgattcgcctgcgattcgcttgcgattcgtctgcgattcgcctgcgattcgtctgcgattcgtctg encodes the following:
- the LOC133844000 gene encoding uncharacterized protein LOC133844000, producing the protein MKRLDIYSAFVALGSPGTKEDIIIQVAKQQNIRFNDLPQLQKEVDQALEESQRLGFIDRQGTIYKLNMETTPAKCSNSAPNKPATTKGSTQGAATAAVERISRQLNGQGDGKRSHSVASTRSGPKSPPLSLCSACVVDPNVKTERRKNSNNLDKILLPKDTSVCSICGLNSDNSGNTEEPDVDKSVWPTMRTLI
- the LOC133841870 gene encoding triple functional domain protein isoform X1; this translates as MADEDLSPLPFRRERNLSNRNFNKRNTLRRSSNVDAENAGRRDSNVSTSSSSFQLSYSVNSDTESAFNRRSVLKMRAASDDTGEEQPKTPSQPAEEPTTPTTPTADPALLDVRQKVKRFETLKSNISYLRQERLSLKLLENRRVPSFSQYDGSAQLKTSPTPRRIALPGLNSGSNSISSAHISIDEVRSEDEVDQISDFETDPQTPAEHELKESSSAVLSSSIEPEENKSQHVQRSISADHTHKTRPLRPDKDFPRNYRSTPRRKTEIIGTTNHQLVDKFHSLYQPKEDEDDVEIELRDKSDKCVHPILEELIHTEEAYVNNLFTGLENYGNIFQRKDLPLGLRGKKYDLFGNIEQIYEFHRDEFLPMLQRNRRDLKRLFDEFLVFLDQDCFYGYVIFTMNKQKSLKLCDLYKNYFTSIRLERDDKLGINSFLVQPIQRMARYPLLLTQFITTFFKNRDIVMKPLIESCCRLEKRLRTLLTTTNESEIINDIVDCHEFNVYYQGKFRKVSEFQVMDQKLKRNYRAKVFIFDKCIIYTEIKGKHLVFHGRYPCEHVGISARTKSFTLYYERRKQQECEFTADPAQIQLWLDLIRDMINNYANEERLKLQERYSRENDHLHRKAPSFSLYRDSNRFSSDSGIGNIWIMPKPDEETASNRTTWYAAS